Below is a window of Candidatus Neomarinimicrobiota bacterium DNA.
TCCAGTGCTTATGAAACGCGAAAATTGGCCAACGAAACTATTTCAAGCTCGCCCCGCAACTCACATTATTTCAATGAAGAGATCGACAATCTTTTCATGATCTGGCAAAACCTGCTCGAAATGGAAGATAGCGGTGACACTGCCATGACTGATTTCATTGGTTGGATCGACCTTTACTACGAAATAGAGATAAACAAAGCCCGTCCTTTCATGTCTGCCATCAAATATGCAAACCAGAAAATTCGTGCTAACGATAAATCAGTTCTTGAACTTTTCTGGGGGCGAAAAACCGCACCTGATTCCCGGCTCCCAAAGGATGAAGCTCTGGAGCAGAAGAGTATTGAACGAAAAATTGCTGCTGCTGAAGCCAGAAAGAGTATTGATTCTGCTGTAGAACTGGATTCTCCCCTTGCCTACCGACCACTGAGTGCCACTCCCCAAACTGCTTATGTGCTGACTGATGAGGAGTTAAGTATCATTGCTTTGGCGGTTGAAACTGAATGCCTGAATAAAAACCAACCTGATGTTCTTCAAGATCCCGTTTTCCTTGAGACGCTGGCTCGCAAACATGGTTTCGACAGTATGGCATCCTTCAATCTTAAGCTCACGTACGCTCAGGGTAATCAAGAGCGCTGGAAATACATGAATAAGCTCATCATTGAGCAAGCTTTTGATCAGGATTGCATGTAATTCAACTTCGCCTTAGGGCTACGGCGCGACAAGTTTTGTTAATTACTTGAGTTAGTGAGTTTCACGAGTTCTATGCGTTGTTGAGCTTGATGAATTATTGATTTGGTGGGAAATCATTAAATAATATTCTCGAGCACTTCAGCTTGATTTTTAGTTTTTAAGTTCCAATATTCAAAAGAATTTTCCTAGAGAACCGTCTGCAAACCTCTCCGGTTCTCAGCAATAGATCCAAAAACCACATCTGAAAAGCTTATTGGGTTAAACCCATAAGTTTGTCATATCACTTATTCAAGAAGGGAGTTTTGTATGCTAGCACGTGTATTAAGCAGTTCACTCATCGGGATAGATCCATATCTGGTTGAGGTTGAAGTAAATGTTGAGGGTCACGCCTTTCGGTATAACACGGTAGGTCTGCCAGAGTTGGCAGTTCGGGAGAGCAAGGAACGGGTTATCTCAGCCATCAAGAACAGTGGCTTCAAGTTCCCACCAAAAGCCTATACCATCAATCTTGCCCCGGCAGATATCAAAAAAGAAGGTTCTGCTTTTGATCTGCCCATCGCTATTGGGATACTGGCTGCCCTGGGTGCTGTTATTCATATCGATCTGGAGGAGTATGTACTCATGGGGGAACTATCATTGGACGGAACTCTGAGACCGGTAAAGGGAGCGCTCCCCTCTGCTGTGGGGGTCCATGAGAGCAAACTGAAGGGGCTGATTCTGCCTACAGCGAATGCCCGTGAAGCAGCCGTTACTGGAGATATTGATGTTATTCCAGTCAATACGCTGTTAGATGCCATTCTGTTTCTCAATGGTGAAAAGAATATTGAACCGCTGGAAGTTGACGCCAAGCTTTTGTTCACTGAAGCTCAGAGTTATCCGGTTGACCTGGCTGATGTGCGCGGTCAAGCCCATGTTAAACGGGCACTGGAAGTTGCCGCAGCCGGGGGGCACAATGTTTTGATGATCGGACCGCCTGGATCGGGTAAAACCATGTTGGCGAAGCGTTTTCCCACTATTCTGCCACAAATGACCCTTGAGGAGGCATTAGAAACCACCAAGATCCACTCCATTGCCGGGATGGTGCGGACAGAAGGCCTGGTGGCTACCCGTCCGTTTCGATCTCCTCATCATACGATCTCGGATGCGGCTCTGGTTGGCGGGGGTCGGATTCCCCGGCCAGGTGAAGTGAGTCTGGCTCATCATGGCGTGTTGTTCCTGGATGAGCTTCCTGAATTTCAGAAGAATG
It encodes the following:
- a CDS encoding YifB family Mg chelatase-like AAA ATPase produces the protein MLARVLSSSLIGIDPYLVEVEVNVEGHAFRYNTVGLPELAVRESKERVISAIKNSGFKFPPKAYTINLAPADIKKEGSAFDLPIAIGILAALGAVIHIDLEEYVLMGELSLDGTLRPVKGALPSAVGVHESKLKGLILPTANAREAAVTGDIDVIPVNTLLDAILFLNGEKNIEPLEVDAKLLFTEAQSYPVDLADVRGQAHVKRALEVAAAGGHNVLMIGPPGSGKTMLAKRFPTILPQMTLEEALETTKIHSIAGMVRTEGLVATRPFRSPHHTISDAALVGGGRIPRPGEVSLAHHGVLFLDELPEFQKNVLEVMRQPLENTEVTISRASMSLTYPANFILLSAMNPCPCGYSSDPRHECTCSSVNIQKYMAKISGPLLDRIDLHIEVPAIPFEELSAKEDGESSSIVRKRVQNARDQQNKRFDHNPHIHSNADMPPKMIRTICLIDQTSAELLKAAITNLGLSARAYDRILKVSRTIADLGESDQIRAEHISEAIQYRTLDRQLWMN